From Nilaparvata lugens isolate BPH chromosome 7, ASM1435652v1, whole genome shotgun sequence, one genomic window encodes:
- the LOC111045933 gene encoding uncharacterized protein LOC111045933, protein MHNTHLIVMVLVIWASFDSCLLAVEGMDYLEFRCQAICQTTDTDHQCNHCRSRLPIRFGKRNTIQFQLRTQQPAPCCSEVPRLLTLLLQHASSLVQKSFPNNDRQDGLQFQLEYK, encoded by the coding sequence ATGCACAACACCCATCTCATTGTGATGGTGCTGGTAATTTGGGCATCGTTTGATAGCTGTTTGTTGGCGGTGGAGGGGATGGATTACCTGGAGTTCCGGTGCCAGGCGATTTGTCAGACGACAGACACCGACCATCAGTGCAACCATTGCCGGTCCCGGCTGCCGATCCGGTTCGGCAAACGCAACACCATTCAGTTCCAGCTGAGGACGCAGCAGCCGGCACCTTGCTGCAGTGAGGTGCCGCGGCTGCTCACCCTACTGCTGCAGCATGCTAGCAGCTTGGTGCAGAAGTCGTTTCCCAATAACGACCGACAGGATGGACTACAGTTTCAGCTCGAGTACAAATAA